One segment of Ziziphus jujuba cultivar Dongzao chromosome 12, ASM3175591v1 DNA contains the following:
- the LOC107429582 gene encoding LOW QUALITY PROTEIN: nudix hydrolase 3 (The sequence of the model RefSeq protein was modified relative to this genomic sequence to represent the inferred CDS: inserted 1 base in 1 codon; deleted 1 base in 1 codon; substituted 2 bases at 2 genomic stop codons) has protein sequence MTVVVGDNDARYQIFLPKRYRAAFPVPKPPGANFYPPDMDKKEFELWKSSLTEDQQKEATGFFNVIKRHSEFNLDSSIYNNTIGCLNNNSVSSTHDLYCVPYSQEYNHFLTKASNLLHKAGDLTSSPSLKKLLHSKADAFLSNYYYDSDIAWVELDSKLDVTIGPYETYEDALFGXKATFEAFVAVRDDKTTDQVKLFGDNLQVLEQNLPVDNVYKSKDVTAAPIRVIQLLYNAEDVKGPQTVAFNLPNDERIVKDRGTSMVMLKNVSEAKFKHILQPISDVCITKEQQKLVDFDSFFTHTICHECCHGIGPHTIILPNGQKSTVRLELQELHSALEEAKADIVGLXALRFLVNQDLLPKSLLKSMYVSFLXSVRFGLEEAHGKGQALQFNWLYEKGAFILHPDETFSVDFAKVEGAVESLSREILTIQARGDKEAASLLLKKHCKMSEPLKIALQKLENIQVPVDIVPTFPIADKILQQGH, from the exons ATGACCGTGGTTGTTGGTGATAATGATGCACG atatcaaatttttttaccaaaaagatATAGAGCTGCATTTCCTGTGCCAAAACCTCCTGGTGCAAACTTCTATCCTCCAGACATGGATAAAAAG GAATTTGAATTATGGAAAAGCAGTCTAACAGAGGACCAACAAAAAGAGGCAACAGGCTTTTTCAATGTTATCAAAAGACACAGTGAATTTAATCTGGATTCTTCTATCTACAATAACACAATTGGTTGTTTAAACAATAATTCAGTATCTTCTACTCATGATCTGTATTGTGTT CCTTACTCCCAAGAGTATAATCATTTCCTCACTAAAGCCTCCAACTTACTGCATAAAGCTGGTGACTTGACCAGCTCACCTAG TTTAAAGAAATTGCTTCATAGCAAGGCTGATGCTTtcctttcaaattattattatgactCTGATATTGCCTGGGTGGAGTTG GATTCTAAGTTGGATGTTACTATTGGTCCATATGAGACATATGAAGATGCACTATTTGGCTAGAAG GCTACATTTGAAGCATTTGTTGCAGTTCGGGATGACAAAACTACAGATCAAGTAAAACTTTTTGGTGATAATTTGCAG GTGTTGGAACAAAATCTTCCAGTGGACAACGTGTACAAATCAAAAGATGTGACTGCTGCTCCTATTAGAGTCATCCAACTTCTATACAATGCAGAA GACGTAAAGGGTCCTCAAACTGTTGCTTTTAATCTGCCAAATGATGAACGTATAGTAAAAGATCGAGGAACTTCAATGGTTATGCTTAAGAATGTCTCAGAGGCTAA ATTCAAGCATATTCTTCAGCCTATATCTGATGTTTGCATTACAAAGGAACAACAAAAACTGGTAGATTTTGATTCATTCTTCACTCACACAATTTGCCATGAGTGCTGCCATGGGATTGGACCTCATACCATAATTCTTCCTAATGGTCAAAAGTCTACAGTAAGATTG GAGCTGCAAGAACTACACTCTGCATTGGAAGAAGCAAAAGCTGATATAGTCGGCCTCTGAGCGTTAAGGTTCTTAGTTAACCAG GATTTGCTTCCAAAGAGCTTATTAAAGTCCATGTATGTATCCTTCC GCTCAGTACGTTTTGGTTTGGAGGAAGCTCACGG GAAAGGACAAGCTTTGCAGTTTAATTGGTTATATGAGAAAGGAGCTTTTATATTGCATCCTGATGAAACATTCTCTGTTGATTTTGCCAAG gttgaaggTGCAGTTGAAAGCCTAAGTAGGGAGATTCTGACAATTCAAGCAAGAGGTGACAAGGAGGCCGCCAGTCTTCTGCTTAAAAAACACTGTAAAATGTCTGAACCTTTGAAAATTGCTTTGCAGAAGCTAGAGAATATTCAG GTTCCTGTGGATATAGTTCCAACTTTCCCTATTGCAGACAAGATATTGCAGCAAGGACATTGA
- the LOC107429639 gene encoding uncharacterized protein LOC107429639 yields the protein MVLDSILSSPVRRSTSFRKQFSQNELSWSVLLQRHRFLLTTLAILTFLCTIYLYFAVTLGGTTSCSGLTGAQKALCRLEQAKTSVTRGKLKIL from the coding sequence ATGGTTCTTGATAGCATTTTATCTTCTCCTGTTCGGAGGTCGACATCATTCAGAAAGCAATTCTCTCAAAATGAATTGAGCTGGTCAGTCCTCCTCCAAAGGCATCGCTTCCTCTTAACAACCCTTGCAATTCTGACTTTCCTCTGCACCATTTATCTCTACTTTGCTGTCACCCTAGGAGGCACTACATCATGTTCTGGGTTAACTGGAGCTCAAAAGGCATTGTGTCGTCTGGAGCAGGCAAAGACTTCAGTGACCAGAGGAAAGCTGAAAATTCTTTAG
- the LOC107429634 gene encoding uncharacterized protein LOC107429634 yields MWAASCLASCCAACACDACRTVVSGISRRSARIAYCGLFALSLIVSWILREVAAPLMEKIPWINHFHQTPNREWFETDAVLRVSLGNFLFFTILSIMMIGVKNQRDPRDGIHHGGWMMKIICWCLLVIFMFFLPNEIISFYETISKFGSGFFLLVQVVLLLDFVHGWNDKWVGYDEQFWYVALFVVSLVCYVATLAFSGLLFHWFTPSGHDCGINMFFIVMTLIFVFVFAIVALHPAIGGSILPASVISFYCTYLCYSALASEPREYECNGLHRHSKAVSTATLTLGLLTTVLSVVYSAVRAGSSTTLLSPPSSPRAGAGKPLLPLDSKAEEHEEKEKSKPVSYSYSFFHIIFSLASMYSAMLLTGWTTSAGESGKLVDVGWPSVWVRIVTGWATAALYIWSLVAPTLFPDREF; encoded by the exons atgtggGCAGCTTCTTGCCTGGCGTCGTGCTGCGCTGCTTGCGCTTGCGATGCATGCCGTACTGTGGTTTCGGGAATTAGCCGGCGATCGGCAAGGATTGCTTATTGCGGTCTCTTTGCGTTGTCTCTGATCGTCTCCTGGATTCTGCGTGAGGTCGCTGCTCCTCTCATGGAAAAGATCCCTT GGATTAATCATTTTCATCAGACACCTAATAGAGAGTGGTTCGAAACGGATGCGGTGCTGCGGGTTAGCTTGGGGAATTTTCTATTCTTCACTATTTTGTCAATTATGATGATTGGAGTGAAAAATCAGAGGGACCCTCGTGATGGCATACACCATGGTGGATGGATGATGAAAATTATTTGCTGGTGCCTTCTGGTtatctttatgtttttcttGCCTAATGAGATTATCAGTTTCTATg AGACAATTTCAAAGTTTGGATCGggattttttcttcttgttcaagttGTCCTCTTGTTAGACTTTGTTCACGGATGGAATGACAAATGGGTTGGATATGATGAGCAGTTCTG GTATGTGGCTCTGTTTGTTGTTTCACTTGTTTGTTACGTGGCAACGCTTGCCTTCTCTGGACTTCTTTTCCACTGGTTCACACCATCTGGACATGACTGTGGGATCAACATGTTCTTTATTGTCATGACTCTCATTTTCGTTTTCGTCTTTGCTATAGTTGCACTGCACCCTGCT ATAGGTGGAAGCATTTTGCCAGCTTCAGTTATATCTTTCTATTGTACATACCTATGCTACAGTGCACTAGCCAGTGAGCCCAGGGAGTATGAGTGCAATGGTCTTCACAGGCATTCCAAAGCTGTTTCAACAGCAACGTTAACCTTAGGTTTGCTAACCACTGTTCTATCCGTTGTCTATTCTGCTGTCCGTGCTGGATCTTCTACAACTCTACTCTCGCCACCAAGTTCACCTCGAGCAG GTGCTGGAAAGCCTCTGCTTCCATTGGACAGCAAAGCAGAAGagcatgaagaaaaagaaaagtctaAGCCAGTATCGTATTCATATTCGTTCTTCCACATTATTTTCTCTCTGGCGAGTATGTACTCAGCAATGCTTCTGACTGGGTGGACAACCTCTGCTGGGGAGAGTGGGAAGCTGGTCGATGTGGGATGGCCATCGGTGTGGGTGAGGATTGTGACTGGGTGGGCAACAGCAGCTCTGTACATCTGGTCTTTGGTCGCACCTACTCTGTTTCCAGACAGGGAATTCTAA
- the LOC107429596 gene encoding ubiquitin receptor RAD23b — MKLTVKTLKGSHFEIRVQPNDTIMAVKKNIEDVQGKDNYPCGQQLLIHNGKVLKDETTLAENKVTEDGFLVVMLSKSKTVGSAGTSSAQPAPTNTPTTPPTSNSTAAPETRVEAPPPQSTTAASNTTDVQTDTYGQAASNLVAGNNLEQTIQQIMDMGGGNWDRDTVTRALRAAYNNPERAVDYLYSGIPEAAEVAVPVARFPEGQAAETGVNTAVPTSGAPNSAPLNMFPQETLAGAGAGAGAGGLGSLDFLRTNPQFQALRAMVQANPQILQPMLQELGKQNPNLLRLIQEHHTEFLQLINEPVEGSEGDIFDQPEQDMPHAINVTPAEQEAIERLEAMGFDRALVIEAFLACDRNEELAANYLLENAGDFED, encoded by the exons ATGAAGCTCACTGTGAAGACTCTCAAAGGCAGCCACTTCGAAATTAGGGTTCAGCCTAACGACACC ATTATGGCTGTTAAGAAGAACATTGAAGATGTTCAAGGAAAAGACAATTATCCTTGTGGACAGCAGTTATTGATTCACAATGGGAAGGTCTTGAAAGATGAAACCACGCTGGCTGAAAACAAGGTTACCGAAGATGGGTTTCTTGTTGTGATGCTTAGCAAG AGTAAAACAGTAGGCTCAGCAGGGACCTCGTCCGCGCAG CCTGCTCCTACAAATACACCTACAACGCCACCCACTTCAAATTCTACTGCTGCACCTGAGACGCGTGTTGAAGCACC GCCTCCACAGAGCACCACAGCTGCTTCAAACACTACTGA cGTACAAACAGATACATATGGTCAAGCTGCTTCCAATTTAGTTGCTGGGAATAATCTTGAGCAGACAATCCAGCAAATAATGGATATGGGTGGTGGAAATTGGGACAGAGATACAGTTACACGAGCACTCCGAGCAGCTTATAACAACCCAGAACGAGCAGTGGATTACTTGTACTCT GGTATTCCTGAAGCAGCAGAAGTTGCAGTGCCGGTGGCTCGTTTCCCTGAAGGTCAGGCAGCTGAAACAGGTGTAAACACTGCTGTTCCTACCTCTGGAGCACCTAACTCAGCACCCTTGAATATGTTTCCTCAG GAAACACTTGCAGGTGCTGGAGCTGGTGCTGGTGCTGGTGGACTTGGATCTCTTGATTTCCTCAGGACCAATCCACAG TTTCAAGCACTACGAGCAATGGTGCAAGCCAATCCCCAGATTTTACAG CCCATGCTTCAAGAGCTTGGAAAGCAAAACCCTAATCTTTTAAGATTAATTCAGGAACACCATACAGAGTTCCTTCAGTTAATAAATGAACCTGTCGAGGGTTCTGAAGG TGACATATTTGATCAACCTGAGCAAGATATGCCTCATGCCATCAATGTCACCCCAGCAGAACAGGAAGCCATTGAACGA CTTGAGGCAATGGGATTTGATAGAGCCTTGGTGATTGAAGCCTTTTTGGCATGTGATCGCAACGAAGAACTGGCGGCGAACTATCTATTGGAGAACGCTGGAGATTTTGAGGATTGA